The genomic stretch TGTAAGGAAAAACAAGTAAATTAGTGATTTATTCGACGTCATCGTTCCAGATTGCGAATCCACCTCCATTTCGTTTAATACATTTCTTGTAAGAACAGGTATATCCTTTACAACAGTCTGTATTAGATTTGCAATCTCTTTCTGCACACATCTTGCAGAATCCGTTAGTACAGATATACCCATTGCAGCATCGACGAATTCTGCAAATTTTATATGCACATGGCGGTGCTCTTTTTATAAGCCTAAACAAGATAATAGGGTAAAAAATTATTAACACACAGATCCTTTATAACAGCAAATGGTTTAGTTTATTCATTAAACAATTATAATAAGGTCTCAAAGTGTACGATTTAGTGCAAATGAAATCACTGAATGCACGATTCTTATCATAAAAAGCTATACGTTTAACACTAAATATTGTATCAGTTTTATTCTATAACTCTGATGTGGGGGACATTGTTATAACTGTAACACATTAATGGAACTGGACAGTCGGTTTTCTATGAGGACGGTGTAAATTTCTAAATGGACTTTtacttgtactatttttaataaatgtttgaatgtcccgctggtatatttcgcccctatgtctgttaacaacatatttgtaacacTTACATTAAACAAATGTACAATATTTGTAACAACACAGACCTGTTTGAACATTATCATAAATTTCCagacaaaaagattttttttttctggagcAAATAAGCCACATACATGTTTGCATTAGTCTCAACTTACTTCTTAATATGTCCACTGTCTTTCTGTATTTCTTCATTCGCCATGTTGACTGGAAGAGAAACAAAAAGGTTGTATTAGTGATTCCTAAGAACTATATTTTCTTCATCGATCTTGAATACTCCTGTATTCTACTGTTTTCGTTAGGTAAAGTAAACAACAATAAATTGCTATTCCTCATTAGAAtattgaataattcaacagaaatGTATGTTTGAAACCAAACGTGTATTTTTCTGTTGTGTTGTGTATACATGGTTGTGTATTTACTGCCTCATTTGCAAACGTTGCAACCAACTTCCCGAATTTTCAATAACAATATCATTTTCTTCGAATTAAACATTTTGAATGTGCAATAttacaaaattgagaaaaaagatACCCTGGGATAGTATAAAAAGAAACtaataattatgttaaaaaaatacaagtcGATAATTTATAAACACCTAACAACTCTTCCGTTTGCTTTTCTGAAAATAATACCCTAAGGAAACAAAAGGTGACTTGAAATCTATTGTCATTTATCAGATTgatgtacagaaaaaaaatagttttcctATTCTACTGTCTCAATGTATTTTCCTTTACCCCGATTTCTGTTCATTGAAGCTtgcatgaataaaggcaacatcaatatactgctgttcaatgataacatattgattgattaagcGAAAACTTATCCGAGTTAAACGTACACACATAAACagagggaaatacatcaactataaaaggaataCAACGGAAATACAGACACGATTAACTGCAACATAAACATGCGCCAAACGGACTAATTTATGACAACCATATactataaatttgaatttaagtgAAAATATGTAAGTTTTAGATTACAGATTTAAAGTTAAAGGTGGTAGGACGAAACGATATATACAAAgttcatattcatgatatttttacGTAATCTGTTACATATAGAAAAAACCTTGTTAGATCATATTCGTACTGGATTATTTTgtgttattaggtctttccacttttctgtggaaagcctattgtatttgttctgattattttttttttcttccgcctaattttgttcttgcgataaacatttgtttcgcaatatgtcgcttagatattttgtatatgatatcgaacagtttatgcgcttttgaaatttaccctgcgtaaatgaatacttttctttgtaggagttatctccccaaacactgttttccttgttatggcatctccttcgcaaccgttaaagattatgacaaatttattttacaaaattgttcgttacatcctcagtaatttttggcgtatttggatcgaagcgattcgaagaaattttataggagttatctatcttttcggaataaatttgtcggtatgtttttttaactcataaaccgttaaccgtataaccctggaatgtttttatttgagtcccctgattcctaacttagaaaattaggtcaaggtcaaaggtcaaggtcatattttagattttcatatgtctttgatttccctataactcttgaacggttatagatacaaaaaaattaagcagtgaaaaatgcttggtacttcaaggggcaactttttttacattatgactatattgattttaccatcatgtaagggacataactcccatcgatggtttttaaagggccatttttaggcaaaactcttaaacaaaaggtccttgacccatagggtcttttgcaatgaccttgtggagcaatgaccttgacgaaggttacaaggtctaaggtcaaggtcatcaaattatgtggttttggcactatttaaacagttttatgtgtgtttgaatttcaaccaaccaaccaaccaaccaaccaaccaaccaaccaatcaatcaatcaatcaatcaatcaatcatgatcatgatcaatcaaccaataatgatcatgatcaatcaatcaatcacgtttccgtctcatgtgtttcttatagggttcaaccaaccaaacaaacaaccaaccaaccaaccaaccaatcaatcaatcaatcaatcatgatcatgatcaaccaatcatgtttccgtctcatgtgtttaatatagggttcaagatcttctttgtgtcttttcccgtgtttcaattggccctatccaatgtgtttaaccaaccaaccaaccaaccaaccaaccaaccaaccaatcaaccaaccaaccaactaatcaatcaatcaatcaatcaatcaatcaatcatgatcatgatcaatcaatcatgtttccgtctcatgtgtttaatatagggtccaagatcttctttgtttctttttccgtgtttcaattgaccctattcaacgtgtttaaccaaccaaccaaccaaccaaacaaccaaccaactaaccaacttatcaatcaatcaatcaatcaatctgaatgactgtttaatcatgacagtttattgaaggaacaaactctcaattattcaagaaaaattgaaatttaatattgttcttacgtcacttctgaaaaaaaatccacatgttctctgaaactacaagtacaatcgacctcaaaatttgcagtcagcagggcatacatgtactaaacgtttataaaaaaacttggtgcagatatctctcaaagcttttcctagagaaaagaaatggcaatgccgtaaaaatagcttgctaggtccggaaatctcagtaaaaacctacaataaaatgtccgctccgagtttgaaatactaatctgtgttacaaacaggtgctgaaaaatgtacattatcagaaaataatcaataaatgtgttttaaagttacaccggatcaattaaatccaaaacatgcactgcttgtgaactgtcatcaaaatgtcaatttcctacaatgacaaaagaaattacattgtgtttattccgtctctatacatgttgtctgttcaaagtccccacctaaaaagaaataaaaagactatcttttcgttattataaacccgtgtcacgtgatgtggcgcgcgcgctgtacctaaaataaaagaaaaactttccaaactaaacatgaaacttctccggtaacaataatatagaccccatacagaaacaaacaaacaaacaaacaaacaaacacccccctccacccccaattcaattaattttacagggggaaagaccccctacaattgcttttttaaagcaattgatttatatttgtactgGATTTTGGTTGCATTACTCATTTGGCTTATATTTCTACGCGGAATTTGGTATTATAACTTCAAATGTTTGGGTGTAGCCTTTACCAATCAAGGTAATTCCACAAAAGCGCCAAATTGACAAACGTCTACGTCTACAAATTTCCGGTTTAAAACAATGATGAACTTACTTCTACAAATAACAATAGAAACTACATGTTAAGACTGATAATGTGTCTTACCTCCAACGGACACTAACAACATGCAGAGGACTAAACACATAGAAATAATCATTCTTCCTGTTTATCAAATGGATTCTGCAATACATAATGAATTGTTTATATGTTTAAGATTATGATTAGTTGCTACGAACCatatgttttaaaagatttaaaagataaaacGTCAATTATAACAATTGTCCTTCAACAAAAGGGAAAACATAGTCTAAACTATCCTGTTTTAACATGCGTAACACGGGTTTGCTATATTTCGTCCCTTCCGATCGACTGCCATCATTTCtgaagaccatactcgcaaatggtgtcaagggagagctgaCAATTCAGTCCTTGATATTTTCTCTTTAAAACAGAGATCGAACCAGAAATCGTTGTGCTTGATAACCGATGCACTGACCACTACACCTTGACTTTTCTCTAGATTAACAATATAGTAAGAGTCTTTTGTGTATCTCTGACACGATTCCGGATTCTTGATAGCTTCATTAAACATGGCGGGACTGTTGAAAATAGAGTTGTAAGTTTCTCTTTATTTTAAACTGTTATGCATTTCCATGCGAGAGATAAATTGCTGTTGATCCTAGTTTTGAGTGAAATAA from Mytilus edulis chromosome 7, xbMytEdul2.2, whole genome shotgun sequence encodes the following:
- the LOC139483532 gene encoding uncharacterized protein, which translates into the protein MIISMCLVLCMLLVSVGVNMANEEIQKDSGHIKKLIKRAPPCAYKICRIRRCCNGYICTNGFCKMCAERDCKSNTDCCKGYTCSYKKCIKRNGGGFAIWNDDVE